A window of Pelagicoccus enzymogenes genomic DNA:
GCCCCGGAAGTCTCGTCCGTTCCCTCCCACGGTGCGGGCTGCAAAATCGTGTTATGAAAAACGTAGATTCGGCCCTTGGTGTAAGCCTCGCTCCTCGGCTCCCCTCCGAGCTTGAGGAAAAACTGCCCGCGATAGGCATCGGGGCCCTTGCGCGAACGCAGGTAGATGTTGCGAAAAACATAGCAGGGTCCCACCGAGGTGCCAGCCGTCGCAATCGCTCCGAAGGTGCTGTCGATCACGTTGCCCCAAACCCGCACGTTCTGGTTCGCGCCCTCGATCTCCAGCCCATCGTCCCAACAGTGGGAAATCCAATTCCCGTAAATATCGGAATCACGCACCGGAAACCCTCCGTATCCAAAATTATGCCACTCGCCCATGGCATCGTTGAACATATGCTCCCAATCGGAGTAGATGCGATTGTGACGCACCACGATTTCGCCTTCCGCATTGATAAACGAGATGCCTTGCGGGCCGATCGGGTGGCGGCTACCGTTGCGGCTCTCGCGCGCCTGCGTCCAGGAGTTCGAGTTGGCCCGCGGGTGATGCATTGAGTTGTTCTGGATCACGATTCGCTTCAGGGTCTTTTCTTCTCCCTCCGCCGTTTCATGAAAGACAGCCGAGTCGAAGTTGCGTCCCCAACCGTCGTCCAAGTCCTGTCCCCAACCTGAAATATCGCAGTCCTCGATCACCACGTCCTGGACCTTGCCCAACTCGATGCCATGCTGCGACGCGTTCACGAGCGTAAGCCCGCGAATGATCACGAAATCCGCTTCTACCAAAACGTTCACCCGGTCGCTGTTGCGACCATCGACGACCGTTCCCTTCTCGCCTGCTTGATACAGCACGTATCCATCCTTCGGATTTCCACCTTCGCTGATCGCAATCGTCTCTTCAATACGCTCCGGCAAGGTAACGACTCGAGCGATCTTGAAGTCGGAACTTCTGGTTTCCACCGTCACCGTTTGGCTCGCAAGCCCTCCCGCCAAACTCAGCTCGACCTCGTAGCGAACGCCTTCCCGCAAGCCGACAATGCTGCCGCGATACTCGTTGCTAAACTGCGGAGCTTCTTCGTGCGCATAATCGTCAAACCACAGCGGCAGAGCCTCTTTCCATTCGCCTTCGCCTTGCGCGCGATAGCGTACCGAGCACTCGATCTCGCTCGCCCCCTGTTCGGGAGCCCAACGTAAACCGATGCATTCGAAGGTCGCCACGGCCTGCACGGCAGAAGTCCTCGCGCAGGAGCTGCTACCAAAACAAGCAGCGGCGAGACATAGGATAAGGGCATAAAGTCTCATAATAAAAACCTCCATTTAGCAACGCTTCGCATTCGCAAACAATCCCTCCTTGAATGACTAAACAGAACCGGCCTTCCCTGCCAATTTCGCGATCATGGCCGCCAAGCGTTGCGCTTCCTCCCAATCGCCGCTCGCGCTCGCCTTCGCCCGCGCCTGCCGCAAGCAGCCAATTCCCTCTTCGATGCGACCGAGCTGCAACAGAGCAGCTCCTTCCATCTTGTACACGTGAAGGCTCTCGCTCAGATGCGCTCTGGCGTCGCTGGCCAGTTGACTCAACTCCAGCCACTCCCCGTTTCCTGCCAAACGAGAGGCCACCTGCCGAAACAATGGCTCGCTCGCGGCATCGCTCTCATAGGCCGACCGCAACGCCGACAGCCACGCCTCCCGCTCTTCCGATTCCTCGAACTCGAGGGCCCGGGCCAACCAGTATTGAGATTTCAAGCGCCGCAGCGACCCCTCCTGCGGCATCCGGGCAGCCAGCAGCTGCAAACTTCGCTCCGCAGCCAGCCAAGCCCTCTCCGCAATCGCCGTCGCCAGCAGCTTCGCATAGAGCGCCGCCGCCATCGGCCGCATTTGCAGGGCCGACTCGTAATGCCGCAAAGCCAGCTCAGCTCGCCCTTCTTCTCGGGCCAAGTCCCCGCTCGCTTCCAATAAATCCGAATCGTAGCGAAAATCTGCCAAGCCGCGATCCAAGGCGTCTCGCGTCGCCTCCAAGTCTCCCAACTCCCGCCAGCACCGCGCTTCGAGCAACGCCGTTCGAGCGGTAAGCAATCCCGCCCCTCTCGCCGCGTCACAAATCTCCAAGGCACCTTGCCTGTCACCGTCCCGATAGCGTTCGTCGGCGAAAATAAAGTACGCCTGTCCCGTGGCATCCGGACTGGAAACGGCCCGCTGCAAAGCCGCGAAAGCCTCCCTTCGGCGATCCGAGGCGAACTCTAGCTTCGCCAATCCCAGCCACAGGTCACCGCTTTTCGGATACAGTTTCAATCCCCGCTCAAAAACAGCCCTCGCCTCCTCGAACCGCAAAGCCGTGAAAAGCTCGTCCGCATCGCAAGCCAGTCGGTATTCGCCAAATCGATACTCTTGCAAGGCCTCCAACCATGGATCCCGGTCCGCGGTATGACGCGGATTGGCTTGCCCGATCTCTAAAAAACGTTCCGCTAGGGCTTGCTCTCCGTCCGCTGCGTAAATATTCGCCAAGAGCAAAGCCGCGTCCCCGCACTCCGGCTCTCGGCGCAGGCACTCCCGCAAGCGCCGCTTCGCAGCCTCCATGTCTCCGCCCCGCATCGCCCTTTTGGCCAAGGCAATCGAGGCCCCCGCAAAGCTCGCCTCTCGCGACAAGCATGCCTCGTACAACGCTTCCGCATCGCCACCGTTCGCCGCCCGCAGATCCGCCAAACGTAGGAGCCCCATCGGAGTCTCTACTCCCTCCTCCCGCAGCCGCTGTAAAATATCCTCCGCTTCCGCGAAATTTCCCCGAGCCTCTTCTACGACAGACAAGAGGTAGCGAGCCCGTGCCCCCAACTGGCCGCCTGCCGCGCCTGCGACCTGCCGATAGCAAGTCGCCGCCTCCTCCAGAAAAGCGTTGGCCTGATAGAATTGCCCCAGCCGAAAAACCTCCTCCAGCGAATCGAGCCCCGCCTCCCGCAGCTCCCTGTAGGCCTTCGCAAACGCAGCGTCCTCCAGCAGCTCGGCTTCACCCATTTCGGGAGCCACCCATTCCGCCGCATCCCCCCGAGCCGCGGCCTGACCCATGCCCGCCGCTAGCAGCCAAATTCCCAGCCGCAAGGAGGGACGGCTTCTCCGAAGACGTCCAAGTCCCCTTCCGAGGAAGCTATCCAACAACTCCCGCTTCAGGTACGCCCTCAGCCTTCCTTCAATAAGGAAGGAAGCGAAAAAACGCAGTCGGGATAACACGAAACTCATCTAAATCGGGGGTGAATGGGACGCAAAACCGACTCTCTCACCTTTACACCGCACAGGCCTAGCGGAAAATCCGTCTCCCACGCTGATTCGCCATGACTAAATATTCATCGCTTTAAAAATCTCCGTAGTCCCAGCAGGCTGGCCGCACTCCTACGCACCCCGCGATGCCCCGAATACCAAGCAAACTTCGACCTATTCCCTTCCTTGCCGCGGCTCTGGCATCCCAGCTGACACTTCCTGCCGCCCCATCCGCCGACAGCCCAACGCCCACCCGCACCTACACCCCACAGCCCATCGGCGAGCTAGCCCAAAGCGAGGCCTGGATCACCGACCTCTGCATTGCCGACCTCGACGGGGACGGCCATCTCGACGTCATTTTCGCCGACGGCCGCCTGCACCGCATCTCCGCCCTCTTTGGCGACGGCGCCCTCGGCTTCACCGAGCGCTCCCTCAACGAGCAAACCGCCGGCCCCGCCCACGTGGAAGCCAGCGACTTCGACCAAGACGGCGACCTCGACATCCTTGTCGCCTGCATGGGCGTCATCTTTCCCAGCAATCAAAAAATCGGCTCCATCGAAATTCTCGAGCAGACCGACCCGCTCGTCTTCGAGCGACGCGTCATCGGCAGCCAGCTCGCCCGCGTCACCGATCTGCAAGCGGGAGACCTCGACGGCGACGGTGACCTCGACCTCGCCGTAGGGCAATTTGGATACGAGCAAGGCGAAGTGCGTTGGTTGGAAAACAAGGGCAACTGGCAATTCGCCAGCCACCCGCTGCTCGCGCTGCCCGGAGCCATCCACACCCCCATCGCCGACCTCGACGGCGACGGCCATCTCGACATCGTCGCCCTTATTTCCCAACAGTGGGAAGAAGTCCACTTCTTCAAGGGCAACGGAAAAGGCGACTTCCGAAACCAAGTCATCTTCGCCTCCAGCAACCAAGACTTCGGCAGCAGTGGACTCTCCCTCGCTGACATCGACGCCGACGGCGATCTCGACGTTCTCTACACCAACGGCGACGGCTTCGACTACGCCCGCCCCGGCCCCCGCCCGCACCACGGCCTGCAAATCCTCTTCAACGAAAGCGGCCGCTTCCGCACCCGACGCATCGCCGACTTCCCCGGCGCTTTCAGCCCGCATGCCGCCGACCTCAACGACGACGGACGCCTCGACATTCTCCTTACCAGTTGCTTCAACCATTGGGAAAACAAGCCCACCTCGCTCGCCGCCTACTTCGCCCAGCCGGACGGCAGCTACCAGCTTCATCCCCTCGCTCGGGAGCCCACCCACCTCGTCGTAGTCGATTCCGCCGACTTTGACCATGACGGCACCCTCGAGCTCGTCACCGGCGCCTTCCAAGCCTACCCACCCTTCGAGAATCTCAGCCGCATCACCCTTTGGACCCGCGATGACCACAACAAGATCAACTCAAATTCCCCCTGAGAACTTCGATCTGATTTCTTAAACAAGCTGTAGGGCTGGCGCTCGTCATGGATCTTGAGCGAAGCCGAAAGGCGCCACGCCGCGTCCGTTCGATCCTAATTCTGCAGTGCTGCGATGAACGCCGCCCCTTCAACTTTAACCGACCCAATCATCAAATAAAGTAGAGTTAACCAACTGCACAAATATGAAACACGCCCTGAACACACTCCTCTTCGCGTGCCTGAGCCTTGCATTCATTGCCAAAGCCCAAGCCGAGAACCCAACCTTCCTGCAAATTCCCGAGCTGACGGTCGCTCCCGACCGAGCCGACTGGACCTACGCCGTAGGCGACCCCATCTCATTCACCGTCTCCCTCAACGCCCACGGCAACCCGCTCAACGACGTCGAGCTCAGCTACCGCGTCGGACCAGAGTTCTACGAGGGCAACAGCCAAACCGCCACCTTGAGCGACGGGCGCTTCACTTTCCAAGCCGATCCCCTCGACCAGCCTGGCTTCCTCCGCTGCATCGCCACCGTGACGATCGACGGAAAAAGCTACTCCGCCAAGGCCACCGCGGCTTTCAGTCCCGAGAAGATCCGTCCCACTCAAACCGAACCCGCCGACTTCGATTCCTTCTGGAACGGTCAACTAGAGTCCCTCAAAAAGATAGACCTGCGCCCCCTCAAAACCCCGTATTCGGAACTCAATACACCGGGAGCAAACGTCTACAAGGTCCGCTACCAATCATGGGGTAAGCTCAACGGTGAAGCTCCTTTCTACGGCGTGCTCACCGAACCGAACAAGGAAGGAAAATTCCCCGCCGTGCTGCAAGTCCCAGGAGCCGGCGTACGCTCCTACTCGGGAAATGTCGAACTCGCCGAAGCCGGCTTCATCGCCTTCCAAATCGGCATCCACAGCATCCCCATCGACCTTGAAGGTGACGTGTATCCCAATCTCAGATACGCTGGTCTGCACAACTACTGGGCCTACAATCTCAACGACCGCGAGGAGTACTACTTCCGCCGCGTTTTCCTCGGCTGCGTCAAGGCCCTCGACGTGCTTACCTCGCATCCGAATTGGGACGGCGAAACCCTCATCGTCTACGGCGGTAGCCAAGGCGGATTCCTCAGTATCGTAACTGCTGCTCTCGACAAGCGGGTCACCGGACTCGTCGCCAACTACCCGGCCTACTGCGACGTCACTGGCACCCTGCACGACCGTGCCGGAGGCTGGCCCAAGATGTTCAACTACGAGCGCTACCGCCACGAGGACATGATCGCCACCACCGCCTACTACGACGGCGTAAATTTCGCCAAACGCCTCACCGTGCCCGGCAGCTTCGCCTTCGGCTACAACGACACCGTCTGCCCACCCACCAGCATGTATTCAGCTTACAACGTCATCACCGCGCCCAAGGACCTCACCATCCAAGTCGACATGGGCCACGGCCCCTCCGACGCATTCCGCGATGAGACATTCCAGCGCATCCTGCGGATCGCCGGACAAAAGTAGCGGCTCGTAGGAAGCGGCCTTGCGCCGCCCCCTGTCAATCGCGACAGAAGATCGCTTCCCACGGATACCTATTTCCGCAGCGGCAGTGGCTTGCCTGCATCCCAGCGAACGCCGACTTCGCTGAACAGGGCGCCGCGCTCAAAGGCATTGACCGCAGCCTCTTCCAAGCCTTTCACAACTCGAAAGCGCCCCTCAGCGGTCTCAATCTCTTCGATAAACTCTTCGGCTACCGTTTGCGTTTCCACCTCGCGGTACAGCGTTTCCACCACTTCCGTGTGCGGAATGGCTTGCTCGGGCTCGCAGAGGTCGGCAGCCGTTCCCTCTATCCGACAAACGATCGCCTCGATCATAGCGCGAACCTCTTCCTCGTCGCCGCTCAGAGCGACCGTTCGCTCCGCTTCGCCATCGACGCGGTAGTAGGCTGCTTCGTCCTTGATCCACTCGATCTCGCCCTTGCTCCCCACAATGCGGATCGTCGGGTTTACCGTCTGCCGGCACGCATGCGAGGCGACAAAGGTCACCGGTACGCCTTCCTTGGTGGTTCCGCGCAAACAGGCTGTATCGAAATTTTCAATATCGTTGGCCCGGAAGGTCTCGGCGCGCAGGGTTTCGGCGATGGAGGCGACTTCATTCAAATCCGCCCCCGCCCAATAGAGCATCAAATGCAAGAAATGGGCGGCCGCATTGCTCACTGGAGAATCGAGCACAAGCGAGTCGCCCGCCCGAAGGCGTCCTGCCCAAGCGTTGCGGGAGAAATAGTCCAAGCCGCGAGGCCAGAGCGTAATACCGCGAATCTCCCGCAACTCGCCCAAGACGCCTGATAGAAGGTCTCGCTTGATGCGGCGAGTCGCCGGGCAATGCATCTTCTGGAAGCCGACCGCAACGAAACGCCCCCGTTTCTCCGCCCGCTCAGCGATCCTTCGGCAAGCGCTTAGCTCCGGAGCAAGCGGCTTCTCGATCAAAACGTTCGCGCCTGCGTCCAAAGCGTCCAGCGTCATATCCTCGTGCAAAAAGATCGGAGTCGGAATCATGCACAGGTCCAGACGCCCGTTCCACGCCGCCAGCATCTCCTTGTAATCCCGAAACAGCTGGCAACCGCCCGCCTCCAGCTTTGCGCAAAGTTCAGCCTCCTCCTCTTGGTTGATTACCGTAGCCGCTACCAGCTCGAGCCTTCCCTTCGCCACCATGTGGTCGATCATTCTCAAGTGCACGCGACCGTAACTCGAGACGCCGATCAAAGCTGCTTTTATCATGTAACTAGGACTCTTGTTGGTAGTTAAAGAAATTCGGGGTACCCTTGGCGAGGGCACGGAGCCAAGCGCGAGCGGCCTGTACCGGGTGAGAATCGCACGCAAAGCGACGACCGCTAACCAAAAGCCCATTTTGCCCCCCTTACTTCAACGCTCCCCCTGTGACTAAATAACCATAAAGCCAACGCTTGCTCCGCCAACCAGCCTCCCCAAGCTCGTACATCACCCTCCCGAAGGGACTTCGCCGCTCGCTGCCCCTTTGACCCCGACGCCCACTCGCGCATACTAGAACAAACGCCCAACCTCTCCAACAGCCATCACTCCCCCCTTCGCTTCGTCTCCCTTCCGTGCAAAATCTCCCCCCAATCGATCGATGAACCAGAACTTCCGCGTCACCCAAGCCGATATCGCCCGCAAAGTCGGCTGCAGCCAAGTCACCGTTTCCAGAGCCTTGAACGACGACCACCGCGTGGCCGAGGACCTGAAAAACACCATCAAGCAGACGGCTGACCAGTTGGGCTACCGCCCCGACCCCATGCTCCGCGCCTTGGTCACTTCCCGACGTTACCTCAACGCCAAAAGCGCCAACGCCAGCATCGCCTTCGTCTACG
This region includes:
- a CDS encoding tetratricopeptide repeat protein, with translation MSFVLSRLRFFASFLIEGRLRAYLKRELLDSFLGRGLGRLRRSRPSLRLGIWLLAAGMGQAAARGDAAEWVAPEMGEAELLEDAAFAKAYRELREAGLDSLEEVFRLGQFYQANAFLEEAATCYRQVAGAAGGQLGARARYLLSVVEEARGNFAEAEDILQRLREEGVETPMGLLRLADLRAANGGDAEALYEACLSREASFAGASIALAKRAMRGGDMEAAKRRLRECLRREPECGDAALLLANIYAADGEQALAERFLEIGQANPRHTADRDPWLEALQEYRFGEYRLACDADELFTALRFEEARAVFERGLKLYPKSGDLWLGLAKLEFASDRRREAFAALQRAVSSPDATGQAYFIFADERYRDGDRQGALEICDAARGAGLLTARTALLEARCWRELGDLEATRDALDRGLADFRYDSDLLEASGDLAREEGRAELALRHYESALQMRPMAAALYAKLLATAIAERAWLAAERSLQLLAARMPQEGSLRRLKSQYWLARALEFEESEEREAWLSALRSAYESDAASEPLFRQVASRLAGNGEWLELSQLASDARAHLSESLHVYKMEGAALLQLGRIEEGIGCLRQARAKASASGDWEEAQRLAAMIAKLAGKAGSV
- a CDS encoding right-handed parallel beta-helix repeat-containing protein; this encodes MQAVATFECIGLRWAPEQGASEIECSVRYRAQGEGEWKEALPLWFDDYAHEEAPQFSNEYRGSIVGLREGVRYEVELSLAGGLASQTVTVETRSSDFKIARVVTLPERIEETIAISEGGNPKDGYVLYQAGEKGTVVDGRNSDRVNVLVEADFVIIRGLTLVNASQHGIELGKVQDVVIEDCDISGWGQDLDDGWGRNFDSAVFHETAEGEEKTLKRIVIQNNSMHHPRANSNSWTQARESRNGSRHPIGPQGISFINAEGEIVVRHNRIYSDWEHMFNDAMGEWHNFGYGGFPVRDSDIYGNWISHCWDDGLEIEGANQNVRVWGNVIDSTFGAIATAGTSVGPCYVFRNIYLRSRKGPDAYRGQFFLKLGGEPRSEAYTKGRIYVFHNTILQPAPWEGTDETSGAQAGLKFSTQRKVQVNVQSRNNILWLRHDNGHAVYDGQSTELNDFNYDLYNGRVQAHPSSESEGIHGVPVFAASLREGAIWAMPLAEESPGYDAGARLPNFNDDYFGNGPDMGAIESGKPLPGYFPIER
- a CDS encoding acetylxylan esterase codes for the protein MKHALNTLLFACLSLAFIAKAQAENPTFLQIPELTVAPDRADWTYAVGDPISFTVSLNAHGNPLNDVELSYRVGPEFYEGNSQTATLSDGRFTFQADPLDQPGFLRCIATVTIDGKSYSAKATAAFSPEKIRPTQTEPADFDSFWNGQLESLKKIDLRPLKTPYSELNTPGANVYKVRYQSWGKLNGEAPFYGVLTEPNKEGKFPAVLQVPGAGVRSYSGNVELAEAGFIAFQIGIHSIPIDLEGDVYPNLRYAGLHNYWAYNLNDREEYYFRRVFLGCVKALDVLTSHPNWDGETLIVYGGSQGGFLSIVTAALDKRVTGLVANYPAYCDVTGTLHDRAGGWPKMFNYERYRHEDMIATTAYYDGVNFAKRLTVPGSFAFGYNDTVCPPTSMYSAYNVITAPKDLTIQVDMGHGPSDAFRDETFQRILRIAGQK
- a CDS encoding Gfo/Idh/MocA family protein, translating into MIKAALIGVSSYGRVHLRMIDHMVAKGRLELVAATVINQEEEAELCAKLEAGGCQLFRDYKEMLAAWNGRLDLCMIPTPIFLHEDMTLDALDAGANVLIEKPLAPELSACRRIAERAEKRGRFVAVGFQKMHCPATRRIKRDLLSGVLGELREIRGITLWPRGLDYFSRNAWAGRLRAGDSLVLDSPVSNAAAHFLHLMLYWAGADLNEVASIAETLRAETFRANDIENFDTACLRGTTKEGVPVTFVASHACRQTVNPTIRIVGSKGEIEWIKDEAAYYRVDGEAERTVALSGDEEEVRAMIEAIVCRIEGTAADLCEPEQAIPHTEVVETLYREVETQTVAEEFIEEIETAEGRFRVVKGLEEAAVNAFERGALFSEVGVRWDAGKPLPLRK
- a CDS encoding FG-GAP repeat domain-containing protein, coding for MPRIPSKLRPIPFLAAALASQLTLPAAPSADSPTPTRTYTPQPIGELAQSEAWITDLCIADLDGDGHLDVIFADGRLHRISALFGDGALGFTERSLNEQTAGPAHVEASDFDQDGDLDILVACMGVIFPSNQKIGSIEILEQTDPLVFERRVIGSQLARVTDLQAGDLDGDGDLDLAVGQFGYEQGEVRWLENKGNWQFASHPLLALPGAIHTPIADLDGDGHLDIVALISQQWEEVHFFKGNGKGDFRNQVIFASSNQDFGSSGLSLADIDADGDLDVLYTNGDGFDYARPGPRPHHGLQILFNESGRFRTRRIADFPGAFSPHAADLNDDGRLDILLTSCFNHWENKPTSLAAYFAQPDGSYQLHPLAREPTHLVVVDSADFDHDGTLELVTGAFQAYPPFENLSRITLWTRDDHNKINSNSP